The sequence below is a genomic window from Microbulbifer hydrolyticus.
ATCCATCTGCGTGGACAGCTCCTTCACGGCGGCGAAGATGTTGTCCTTGCTCCAGCTGCGCAGGGCTTCGAGCCGCCACAGTGCGAACTGCAGCAATTTCTTCTGCTCATCCAGCTCCAGCTTGTTGCCGGCAAAGCTGTCTTCGGTCAGCGGCAGTTTGCCGGCGGCGAGGAAGCTCACCAGTGGCATAAAGTCACCGAAGGTCTCCATGCGGCCCTTGGCCTGGGGCAGCACCTTGAGCAGGTTGTCGCGGTTCAGCAGCCAGCTTTGCAGGCGGTCCGCCAGTTGCTCGTCTTCCAGCTCGCGGATCCACAGGCCATTCAGCCAGCTGAGTTTTTCCACATCGAATACCGGGCCACCGAGGGACACGCGCTGGATGTCGAAGTGCTTGAGCATTTCGTCCAGGGTGAACTTCTCGCTCTCGTCCGGCATGGACCAGCCCATGCGGCCGAGGTAGTTCAGCAGGGCCTCGGGCATAAAGCCGGCGCGCTGGTAGTAAAGGATCGAGGTGGGGTTCTTGCGCTTGGACAGCTTGGTCTTGTCCGGGTTGCGCAGCAGTGGCAGGTGGCACAGCACCGGCATCTCCCAGCCGAAGTATTCGTACAGCAGCTTGTGCTTGGGGGCGGAGTTGATCCACTCCTCACCGCGCAGTACGTGGGTGATTTCCATCAGGTGGTCGTCGACCACGTTGGCCAGGTGGTAGGTGGGCATGCCGTCGGACTTGAGCAGCACCTGGGCATCTACCTGCGCCCAGTCGATCTCGATGGGGCCACGCAGCAGATCCTCTACCACACAGGTGCCGCTTTCCGGCACGTTCATGCGCACCACGTAGGGCTCGCCGGCGGCCTTGCGCTTCTCCACCTCTTCCGCCGGCAATGCCAGGTCGGAGGGCTTGAGAGTTGCCTTGCCAGACTCCTGCAGTTGCGCGCGCAGGTGATCCAGCTCTTCCGCGGTACGGTAACAATGGAAAGCGTGACCCTTGGCGACCAGCTCTTCGCAGTATTTCTTGTAAATGTCGCCGCGTTCACTCTGGCGATACGGCCCGTGGGGGCCGCCCACGTCCGGCCCTTCCTGCCAGTCGAGCCCGAGCCAGCGCAGGCTGTCCAGGATCGCCTGTTCGGACTCCGGGGTGCTGCGGGCCTGGTCGGTATCTTCGATACGCAGCACAAACTGGCCACCCTGGGCCTGGGCGAAGCACTGGTTGAACAGGGCAATATAGGCAGTACCTACGTGGGGGTCACCGGTGGGGGAAGGAGCGATACGGGTTCTTACGGTCATAAGTCGCCTGATTAGGTTGATTTACATCAATGGCTGGATTTGAGGCGCGGCATTATATCGGTCGGATCAAGGGGCGCACAGTGGGCCAGAGGTTCGAATCGCGTTTCGACAGTCCCCTCCGATGCCAAAACCTGCTTGCAACCCCCCCCATAACAACTATTTTTCATGTAGAGATCGCGCAGTACTCCTACCCACCGACCCACACAATAAGGCCACGCCCGGCAGGAACGCACTTCGATGTTGATTGCGCATTTAGGCGACAAAATTCACCACCCCGAAAACACCCTGCCCGCGTTTGAGGCGGCCCATGGTCTGGGTGCCTGTGCGATTGCCACGGAAGTACAGTTCAGCAAGGAGCAGACCCCGTGGTGCTGCGCCGGCGTTGGCGTCGAACTTTCCCATGCGGGAATCTCAACCCCGCTGCACCTTCTCAAAGACAAGGACCTGTACACATTGCCGGTATCAAGTTTCCGGGACCTGGTGGAATGGGCTATCCGGCACCGGCACCTGGAATGGTTTGTGGAGCTGAGCCCGGAGACGTTGCAGGCCACCGGCGCGGAAACGGCACTTCACCGGCTGCTGGATGAAATTCACGGTTCTACCGATCCGTTCGTGGTGCTCACATCGGATCTGCGCAGCCTGCGATTGGCGCGCAACCTCGGCTTTGATCAGGTGGCCCTGCGCGTTCCCAATGTGGCGCGCAGCCTCTCCGTAGAAGTCGTGACTCTGGCGCCGGATTACCTGTTCATTGACCACGCCACCGTCGATTGCCAGGAACTGCCGCCCGGGCCCTGGCAATGGGTGGTGCACGAGATCAACACGGCGCAGGGCGCGGTGCACTGGCGCCACCGCGGGGCCCACCACATCCTGACGGGGAACCTGCCGCTGTTGATGCGCTCCCGGGAGGCCAGCAATGTCTATGGAATATGATGTTCTGGTTGTCGGCGCCGGTATCCAGGGTGCAGGGGTCGCTGAAGCGCTGACCGCTGAAGGCCACCGTGTGGCCATCCTGGAGCAGGAGTCCATCGCCCACGGCACATCTTCCCGCTCCTCCAAGCTGATTCATGGCGGGCTGCGCTATCTGGAAAGCGGGCAGTTCTCACTGGTGTACGAATGCCTGAAGGAGCGCCGCTGGTTGCTGGCCAACAAGCCGGACCTGGTGCACATGGTGCCCTTCCTGATCCCGGTTTACCGGCACAGCCGCCGCCCCGCCTGGAAAATTCGCCTGGGACTCAGCTTGTACGCCCTGCTGGCCGGGCTCTTCTCTTCGCAGTCGCGCTTTCGCTCCATCAGTCTTCAGGACTACGACGCGCTGTGCGGGCTCAACGGCGACGACCTGTTGGCGGTGTACCGCTATTACGACGCGCAGACAGACGATGCCGCACTCACCCGAGAGGTCATCCAGAGCGCGCTGCGCGGTGGCGCCGAGCTGATCTGCCCGGGAAGCCTTGTGGGCGCCGAGGTCACCGACAAGTTTGTGCGCGTGGATTACTTCCATGAG
It includes:
- a CDS encoding glycerophosphodiester phosphodiesterase, which gives rise to MLIAHLGDKIHHPENTLPAFEAAHGLGACAIATEVQFSKEQTPWCCAGVGVELSHAGISTPLHLLKDKDLYTLPVSSFRDLVEWAIRHRHLEWFVELSPETLQATGAETALHRLLDEIHGSTDPFVVLTSDLRSLRLARNLGFDQVALRVPNVARSLSVEVVTLAPDYLFIDHATVDCQELPPGPWQWVVHEINTAQGAVHWRHRGAHHILTGNLPLLMRSREASNVYGI
- the gltX gene encoding glutamate--tRNA ligase, giving the protein MTVRTRIAPSPTGDPHVGTAYIALFNQCFAQAQGGQFVLRIEDTDQARSTPESEQAILDSLRWLGLDWQEGPDVGGPHGPYRQSERGDIYKKYCEELVAKGHAFHCYRTAEELDHLRAQLQESGKATLKPSDLALPAEEVEKRKAAGEPYVVRMNVPESGTCVVEDLLRGPIEIDWAQVDAQVLLKSDGMPTYHLANVVDDHLMEITHVLRGEEWINSAPKHKLLYEYFGWEMPVLCHLPLLRNPDKTKLSKRKNPTSILYYQRAGFMPEALLNYLGRMGWSMPDESEKFTLDEMLKHFDIQRVSLGGPVFDVEKLSWLNGLWIRELEDEQLADRLQSWLLNRDNLLKVLPQAKGRMETFGDFMPLVSFLAAGKLPLTEDSFAGNKLELDEQKKLLQFALWRLEALRSWSKDNIFAAVKELSTQMDIKLKDFNAPLFVAISGTTASFSVMDAMDLLGPDLSRARLRQAIDVLGGAGKKVLKRWEKEYASLA